A DNA window from Zingiber officinale cultivar Zhangliang chromosome 3A, Zo_v1.1, whole genome shotgun sequence contains the following coding sequences:
- the LOC122052421 gene encoding uncharacterized protein LOC122052421 isoform X1 gives MTTTAETKRNNPPAGCDDDICGVRDTWLLHHIRHRTVFRRLCTNCVLRYHPGCFCASCFDLLLDGGGCPVVRCSRCPSVSHAACLPDPAGPFFCSICSDAGSSATYFPLRAEKSLDIKSAKVLLAAAQLAAASMSRAASSAKADADRKVKEAAIARKRAREALERVTFLSKSEKEKKKSEADLTASLSSKPEVVDHKKKMPKLNNTVATMVAKIPNRERDRWMRFQEPIRVVQKQVQVNAEGKNNLDFMVEMQSHAKNVEAERRLISASHAPNALGQMERDERGALKRSQGGHVNDDVVVGIC, from the coding sequence ATGACGACGACGGCGGAGACGAAGAGGAACAACCCGCCCGCCGGGTGCGACGACGACATCTGCGGCGTTCGAGATACCTGGTTGCTCCACCACATTCGTCACCGTACCGTATTCCGCCGCCTCTGCACTAACTGCGTCCTTCGCTACCACCCTGGCTGCTTCTGCGCTTCCTGCTTTGATCTCCTCCTCGACGGAGGTGGCTGCCCTGTCGTCCGATGCTCCCGGTGCCCCTCCGTATCCCACGCAGCCTGCCTTCCCGACCCAGCTGGCCCCTTCTTCTGCTCCATCTGTTCCGATGCAGGTAGCTCTGCCACTTATTTCCCTCTCAGGGCAGAGAAATCGCTGGATATCAAGTCGGCTAAAGTTCTTCTTGCAGCCGCCCAGTTGGCGGCAGCATCAATGAGTCGAGCGGCATCGTCTGCCAAAGCAGATGCTGATAGAAAGGTGAAGGAAGCAGCGATTGCAAGGAAGAGAGCGAGGGAAGCACTTGAGAGGGTCACCTTTCTGTCCAAGtctgagaaggagaagaagaaaagtgaAGCTGATCTAACTGCTTCATTGAGTTCTAAGCCTGAAGTTGTGGATCATAAGAAAAAGATGCCAAAGTTGAACAACACAGTAGCCACCATGGTAGCAAAGATTCCGAACAGGGAGAGGGATCGATGGATGAGGTTTCAGGAGCCGATTAGGGTGGTCCAGAAGCAAGTCCAGGTCAATGCAGAAGGTAAGAACAATCTGGATTTTATGGTTGAGATGCAAAGCCATGCAAAGAATGTTGAGGCAGAACGGAGATTGATCAGCGCGTCACATGCACCCAACGCTCTGGGTCAAATGGAGAGGGATGAAAGGGGAGCCCTCAAACGTTCTCAAGGCGGACATGTTAACGATGATGTAGTTGTTGGTATTTGCTGA
- the LOC122052421 gene encoding uncharacterized protein LOC122052421 isoform X2: protein MTTTAETKRNNPPAGCDDDICGVRDTWLLHHIRHRTVFRRLCTNCVLRYHPGCFCASCFDLLLDGGGCPVVRCSRCPSVSHAACLPDPAGPFFCSICSDAAAQLAAASMSRAASSAKADADRKVKEAAIARKRAREALERVTFLSKSEKEKKKSEADLTASLSSKPEVVDHKKKMPKLNNTVATMVAKIPNRERDRWMRFQEPIRVVQKQVQVNAEGKNNLDFMVEMQSHAKNVEAERRLISASHAPNALGQMERDERGALKRSQGGHVNDDVVVGIC, encoded by the exons ATGACGACGACGGCGGAGACGAAGAGGAACAACCCGCCCGCCGGGTGCGACGACGACATCTGCGGCGTTCGAGATACCTGGTTGCTCCACCACATTCGTCACCGTACCGTATTCCGCCGCCTCTGCACTAACTGCGTCCTTCGCTACCACCCTGGCTGCTTCTGCGCTTCCTGCTTTGATCTCCTCCTCGACGGAGGTGGCTGCCCTGTCGTCCGATGCTCCCGGTGCCCCTCCGTATCCCACGCAGCCTGCCTTCCCGACCCAGCTGGCCCCTTCTTCTGCTCCATCTGTTCCGATGCAG CCGCCCAGTTGGCGGCAGCATCAATGAGTCGAGCGGCATCGTCTGCCAAAGCAGATGCTGATAGAAAGGTGAAGGAAGCAGCGATTGCAAGGAAGAGAGCGAGGGAAGCACTTGAGAGGGTCACCTTTCTGTCCAAGtctgagaaggagaagaagaaaagtgaAGCTGATCTAACTGCTTCATTGAGTTCTAAGCCTGAAGTTGTGGATCATAAGAAAAAGATGCCAAAGTTGAACAACACAGTAGCCACCATGGTAGCAAAGATTCCGAACAGGGAGAGGGATCGATGGATGAGGTTTCAGGAGCCGATTAGGGTGGTCCAGAAGCAAGTCCAGGTCAATGCAGAAGGTAAGAACAATCTGGATTTTATGGTTGAGATGCAAAGCCATGCAAAGAATGTTGAGGCAGAACGGAGATTGATCAGCGCGTCACATGCACCCAACGCTCTGGGTCAAATGGAGAGGGATGAAAGGGGAGCCCTCAAACGTTCTCAAGGCGGACATGTTAACGATGATGTAGTTGTTGGTATTTGCTGA